From a single Pseudobutyrivibrio xylanivorans genomic region:
- a CDS encoding D-alanyl-D-alanine carboxypeptidase family protein: MTRRNSNMSYEERRAYRKRKKLIRKIQVYSEMTLITLAIVISGILIISHIKGKDDGALKVDAEETVSVEEPAVEEEPKGLKVSSQADTEDVVPEEDEVEIPEEEVALAGDYSAKATEGTTEMNGDIVSQYGILINTKSKEIVAGRNYSERIVPASMTKVMTVLTAAKHLKPEQLDEKITMSHEAIDYSYAGGGSTSGFVEDEEVTVRDLFYGTILPSGGDAAAQLAIYVAGDVDSFVKLMNDEVAALGLNGSTHFTNPVGFHNSEHYSTPYDIAIIMMAALDNDICKEVITTKVYNSTATNVNPEGITISNWFLRRIEDKEFGGEIEGAKTGYVDESGSCAVSSMISSSGSEYICCTAKSTSSWRCIYDHVDIYKSYAK, translated from the coding sequence ATGACAAGAAGAAATTCAAATATGTCTTACGAAGAACGTAGGGCTTATCGAAAGCGCAAAAAGTTAATTCGTAAGATTCAGGTTTATTCTGAAATGACACTGATTACACTTGCAATTGTGATTAGTGGCATTCTTATTATTTCACACATTAAAGGCAAAGATGATGGAGCACTTAAGGTGGATGCAGAGGAAACTGTGTCAGTGGAGGAGCCTGCTGTTGAAGAGGAACCAAAGGGACTGAAGGTTTCTTCACAGGCTGATACTGAAGATGTGGTTCCTGAAGAGGATGAGGTTGAAATCCCGGAGGAAGAAGTTGCGTTAGCTGGTGATTATTCTGCGAAGGCTACAGAAGGGACAACCGAGATGAATGGTGATATTGTCAGCCAGTATGGAATCCTTATTAATACAAAAAGTAAGGAAATTGTTGCAGGTAGAAACTATTCCGAACGTATCGTTCCAGCTTCTATGACAAAGGTTATGACAGTTTTAACAGCTGCAAAGCATCTTAAGCCAGAACAGCTTGATGAGAAAATTACTATGAGTCATGAGGCAATTGATTATTCCTATGCTGGCGGAGGCTCTACATCTGGCTTTGTTGAGGATGAAGAGGTAACAGTTAGAGATTTGTTCTATGGAACGATTTTGCCATCCGGTGGTGACGCTGCTGCTCAGCTTGCTATTTATGTAGCTGGTGATGTAGACAGCTTCGTAAAGCTTATGAATGATGAAGTTGCTGCGCTTGGCCTTAATGGTTCAACTCATTTTACAAATCCTGTGGGTTTTCACAATAGCGAACACTACAGTACACCTTATGATATTGCAATCATTATGATGGCCGCACTTGATAATGATATCTGTAAAGAGGTCATTACTACCAAGGTTTATAATTCAACTGCTACAAATGTAAATCCTGAGGGAATTACCATATCAAACTGGTTCCTTAGGAGAATAGAAGATAAAGAATTTGGCGGAGAGATTGAAGGTGCCAAGACAGGATACGTAGACGAATCTGGAAGCTGCGCTGTAAGCTCCATGATAAGTTCGTCCGGTAGTGAATACATATGTTGCACTGCAAAGTCCACTTCGTCATGGCGCTGTATCTACGATCACGTTGATATTTATAAATCGTACGCAAAGTAG
- a CDS encoding Maf family protein, which produces MKIVLASGSPRRRELLTQAGIEYIVDPADIEEVTKETMPDKVVEDLSRQKAVAVAAKHTGQIVLAADTVVAYDGKILGKPADEDDAFRMLTELSGRTHQVFTGVTIVDASGDAKTFSECTEVTMYENSPEAIKAYISSGEPMDKAGAYGIQGLGAVLVEKINGDYNNVVGLPLAKVYRVLYNV; this is translated from the coding sequence ATGAAAATAGTACTTGCATCAGGCTCACCTAGAAGAAGAGAGCTTTTAACACAGGCTGGGATTGAATATATTGTTGATCCTGCAGATATAGAAGAAGTTACAAAAGAAACAATGCCAGACAAGGTTGTTGAGGATTTAAGTAGACAAAAGGCAGTGGCAGTTGCTGCAAAGCACACTGGTCAGATTGTTCTTGCTGCTGATACTGTCGTTGCTTATGATGGCAAAATTCTTGGAAAGCCAGCAGATGAAGATGACGCATTTAGGATGCTGACCGAGCTTTCTGGCAGAACTCATCAGGTGTTTACAGGTGTGACTATTGTGGATGCATCGGGTGATGCTAAGACTTTCTCTGAGTGTACAGAAGTTACAATGTATGAAAACTCTCCAGAGGCTATTAAGGCTTATATTTCAAGTGGAGAACCTATGGATAAAGCTGGAGCTTATGGTATCCAGGGATTGGGAGCAGTGCTAGTTGAAAAAATCAATGGTGATTACAACAATGTTGTAGGATTACCGCTTGCGAAAGTATACAGAGTACTATATAATGTGTAG
- the smpB gene encoding SsrA-binding protein SmpB, which produces MNKEGRKIIANNKKAYHEYFMEEEYEAGIELHGTEVKSMRMGQCSIKEAFVRIDNGEMFIYQMHVNPYEKGNIFNRDPLRPRKLLLHKSEINRLLSKIKESGYTIVPLEVYLNNGLVKIKIALAKGKKLYDKRADIQKKDMKREAERDFKIRNLG; this is translated from the coding sequence ATGAATAAAGAAGGCAGAAAGATAATTGCAAATAATAAGAAGGCTTATCATGAATACTTCATGGAGGAGGAATACGAGGCTGGAATCGAATTGCATGGCACTGAGGTAAAATCCATGAGAATGGGCCAGTGTTCAATCAAAGAGGCTTTCGTAAGAATAGATAATGGCGAAATGTTCATCTATCAGATGCATGTTAACCCATATGAAAAGGGCAACATCTTCAATAGAGACCCACTTCGTCCTCGAAAGCTACTTTTGCATAAGTCAGAGATAAATCGACTTTTGAGTAAGATAAAGGAGAGCGGATACACTATTGTCCCTCTAGAGGTTTATCTGAATAATGGACTTGTAAAGATAAAGATTGCTCTTGCAAAAGGTAAGAAATTATATGACAAGCGTGCAGACATTCAGAAGAAGGATATGAAGCGCGAAGCAGAAAGAGACTTTAAGATAAGGAATTTAGGCTAA
- the rnr gene encoding ribonuclease R, translated as MKEFDKQRHFLMDVFKSPAYIPMKKKDLEILLDVPKDKRAEFADVLAQLVDEGQVEITKRGKYQIPENRPKFIKTKDHRSKKPTKAETSAKKQSLNEVAKRANRPNNKDVEPDIIGRFISHKDGFGFIEVEGQDEDYFVGRDNTGFAMQDDIVAAVLTFGAPGKRQEARVVRIITHGFSEVVGTFESSGTFGFVVADSQKMLRDVFIPAGKDMGAVTGHKVVCHIDDYGDENHKPEGHITEILGHKNDPGVDILSIVKAFGIPTEFPEKVIKQASTVAKPVSEADMAGRNDLRDLCVVTIDGEDTKDIDDGVSLVMDGDNYVLGVHIADVTNYVQESSALDVEALKRGTSVYLADRVIPMLPHTLSNGMCSLNEGEDRLALSCIMTFDKKGNLVDHEICESVIHSNHRMTYTSVYAIMTGDEAEREKYSDVFEMIDNMFELSKILRAKRRKRGSIDFDFPETHIIIDEENGKVVGLAPYERNDAHKLIEDFMLAANETVAEHFALMESPFVYRVHGAPDPEKMQGLAHFLGACGYSFKGKTDSVKPKEIQKMLDALSGHEDEAVITKMTLRSMQQAKYDVECKGHFGLAAQYYCHFTSPIRRYPDLQIHRIIKDYIRGRMNERKLSHYESILPQVALDTSKLERRAEDCEREVDKLKMVQFMKEFIGQQFEGSISSITGWGMYVELENTVEGLVHVSTLYDDHYEFFEDNLTLVGERTGRTFKLGQPVTVILDSVDEQARTIDFILEEFQRF; from the coding sequence ATGAAAGAATTCGATAAACAGAGACATTTTCTTATGGACGTTTTTAAGAGCCCAGCTTATATACCGATGAAGAAGAAGGATTTGGAAATTCTTCTTGATGTACCAAAGGATAAAAGAGCTGAGTTTGCCGATGTTTTGGCACAGCTTGTTGATGAAGGACAGGTTGAAATAACAAAGCGTGGCAAGTACCAGATTCCTGAGAATCGTCCAAAGTTCATAAAGACAAAGGATCATCGTTCTAAGAAGCCTACCAAGGCGGAGACATCTGCGAAGAAACAGTCTTTGAATGAGGTCGCAAAGCGTGCAAACAGACCTAATAATAAGGATGTTGAGCCAGATATTATTGGTCGTTTTATTTCTCATAAAGACGGTTTCGGCTTTATAGAGGTTGAGGGGCAGGACGAGGATTATTTCGTTGGAAGAGACAACACAGGTTTTGCTATGCAGGATGATATTGTTGCTGCAGTTTTAACATTTGGCGCACCTGGAAAGCGTCAGGAGGCCAGAGTTGTAAGAATTATTACGCATGGTTTTTCTGAAGTTGTTGGAACCTTCGAGAGTAGTGGTACTTTTGGTTTCGTTGTGGCTGACAGCCAGAAGATGCTTAGGGATGTTTTTATTCCTGCAGGTAAGGATATGGGGGCTGTTACCGGCCACAAGGTTGTTTGTCACATTGACGATTATGGAGATGAGAATCACAAGCCAGAAGGACACATTACCGAAATCCTTGGTCACAAGAATGACCCTGGTGTAGATATTCTCTCCATCGTAAAGGCTTTTGGAATTCCTACAGAGTTTCCTGAAAAGGTTATTAAACAGGCATCTACAGTGGCAAAGCCGGTTTCAGAGGCGGATATGGCTGGTCGTAATGATTTGCGAGACCTCTGCGTTGTTACAATCGATGGTGAGGACACAAAGGATATTGATGACGGTGTTTCCCTTGTAATGGACGGGGATAACTATGTTCTTGGTGTTCACATTGCTGATGTTACCAACTATGTTCAGGAGTCCTCGGCACTTGATGTTGAGGCGCTTAAGCGCGGAACTTCTGTTTACCTTGCAGATCGTGTTATTCCTATGCTTCCACATACACTTTCAAATGGCATGTGCTCATTGAATGAGGGTGAGGACAGGCTTGCGCTTTCTTGTATTATGACCTTTGACAAGAAAGGAAATCTTGTTGATCATGAGATATGTGAGTCAGTAATCCATAGCAATCATCGAATGACTTACACCAGTGTTTATGCCATTATGACTGGTGATGAGGCGGAACGAGAGAAATATTCGGATGTTTTTGAAATGATTGATAATATGTTTGAGCTTTCAAAGATTCTTCGTGCTAAGCGAAGGAAGAGAGGCTCAATTGACTTTGATTTTCCTGAGACACATATAATTATCGACGAGGAGAATGGTAAGGTCGTAGGCCTTGCACCATATGAGCGAAACGATGCTCACAAGCTTATTGAGGATTTCATGCTTGCAGCAAATGAAACTGTAGCAGAGCATTTCGCGCTGATGGAATCACCATTTGTATATCGTGTTCACGGAGCACCAGATCCTGAAAAGATGCAGGGACTTGCTCATTTCCTTGGAGCCTGTGGCTATTCCTTTAAAGGAAAGACTGATTCTGTTAAGCCGAAGGAAATCCAGAAAATGCTGGATGCATTATCTGGGCATGAGGACGAGGCAGTCATTACAAAGATGACACTTCGTAGTATGCAACAGGCTAAATACGATGTGGAATGCAAGGGACACTTCGGACTTGCAGCTCAGTATTATTGTCACTTCACATCGCCTATCAGACGATATCCTGACTTGCAGATTCATCGCATTATAAAGGACTATATTCGTGGCAGAATGAATGAGCGTAAGCTATCTCATTACGAATCGATTTTGCCTCAGGTTGCTCTTGATACAAGTAAGCTTGAGCGCAGGGCTGAGGATTGTGAGCGTGAAGTTGATAAGTTGAAGATGGTTCAGTTTATGAAGGAATTTATCGGTCAGCAGTTTGAAGGAAGTATCTCGTCAATTACGGGCTGGGGAATGTATGTGGAGCTTGAGAACACCGTTGAAGGTCTCGTACATGTTTCAACCCTATATGATGACCATTACGAATTCTTTGAAGATAATTTGACTCTCGTTGGTGAACGCACCGGACGTACCTTCAAGCTTGGTCAACCTGTCACCGTAATCCTCGACAGCGTCGACGAACAAGCCCGTACGATAGATTTTATTTTAGAAGAATTTCAAAGATTTTAA
- the secG gene encoding preprotein translocase subunit SecG: MQTLKLVLIILLIIICVALTVIILFQEGKQNGLGSLSGQQFDSYWSRNKGRSREGLLVKLTSVCVILFFVLSAVLNIGSF; encoded by the coding sequence ATGCAAACATTAAAGTTAGTTCTTATTATATTATTAATCATCATTTGCGTGGCACTTACAGTTATTATTCTTTTCCAGGAGGGCAAGCAGAACGGACTTGGTTCATTATCAGGTCAGCAGTTCGATTCTTATTGGAGTCGCAATAAGGGACGTTCTCGCGAGGGCTTACTTGTAAAGCTTACAAGCGTATGCGTTATCCTTTTCTTCGTTCTTTCTGCTGTTCTTAATATCGGAAGCTTTTAG
- a CDS encoding putative ABC transporter permease, with translation MLVCRYFVYFIIYSFLGWIYETCYCTIHEKTWENRGFLYGPCIPLYGVGATLAQILFVDVPRICLNTPAPSYQIIFIGCAVGSFFLEYGTSYVLERRFHARWWDYTDLPLNINGRVCLPFTFLFGIAGIIVTQIIIPPVVEGLSYIPNFAVELLALIFMFIFGMDMALTISALTTFAKEFERINEQINKQMTERIEAWQANRVDAKVARIEKVNGRKEAAFVKKELNADKLAELKEQLSTEAVKQWILNATETQRGQFRHIAKFTHPVASTKALLDKGSEFLRTKKK, from the coding sequence ATGCTAGTTTGTAGATACTTTGTATATTTCATCATATATAGCTTCCTGGGCTGGATATATGAGACTTGCTATTGTACAATTCACGAGAAAACTTGGGAAAACAGAGGCTTCTTATATGGCCCATGCATCCCTCTTTACGGCGTAGGGGCAACTCTTGCGCAAATTCTTTTTGTCGATGTTCCACGCATATGTTTAAATACGCCTGCACCTTCCTACCAGATAATATTCATAGGCTGCGCTGTAGGTTCCTTTTTCCTGGAATATGGCACCTCCTATGTCTTGGAACGACGTTTTCACGCCAGATGGTGGGATTACACTGATTTACCTCTCAACATCAACGGACGCGTCTGTCTTCCATTCACCTTTCTATTTGGAATTGCTGGCATAATCGTAACACAGATTATCATTCCACCCGTTGTTGAAGGCTTATCCTACATTCCAAATTTTGCCGTAGAATTGCTTGCCTTAATATTTATGTTTATATTCGGCATGGATATGGCCCTAACAATTTCAGCACTGACCACATTCGCAAAAGAATTTGAGCGAATAAACGAGCAGATAAACAAGCAAATGACTGAACGTATCGAGGCATGGCAGGCGAACAGAGTCGATGCCAAAGTTGCTCGTATTGAAAAAGTAAACGGACGTAAGGAAGCCGCCTTTGTAAAGAAGGAATTAAACGCTGATAAACTTGCCGAACTGAAAGAGCAGCTCTCAACCGAAGCTGTTAAACAATGGATTCTCAACGCCACTGAAACACAGCGTGGTCAGTTCCGTCACATTGCAAAGTTTACTCACCCAGTAGCCTCTACAAAAGCCCTCTTAGACAAAGGCTCCGAATTCCTACGTACGAAGAAAAAATAA
- the yajC gene encoding preprotein translocase subunit YajC, with protein MNSSISLIIWVVVLFVFMYFFMIRPQQKEQKEKNAMMTSLAVGDTVLTTSGFYGVIISIPDDSTVIVEFGSNKNCRIPMTKTAIAQVEKPEDAVKNTEEKSK; from the coding sequence ATGAACAGTTCAATCAGCTTAATTATTTGGGTAGTAGTACTTTTTGTATTCATGTACTTCTTCATGATTCGTCCACAGCAGAAGGAGCAGAAGGAAAAGAATGCGATGATGACTTCACTTGCTGTTGGTGATACAGTACTTACAACTAGCGGTTTTTATGGTGTTATCATTTCTATTCCTGATGATTCAACTGTTATCGTTGAGTTCGGAAGCAATAAGAACTGCCGCATCCCTATGACAAAGACTGCAATCGCACAGGTTGAAAAGCCAGAGGATGCCGTAAAAAATACAGAAGAAAAAAGCAAGTAA
- the tgt gene encoding tRNA guanosine(34) transglycosylase Tgt, with translation MKYELLKTEGKAKRGRFHTVHGTIETPVFMNVGTVAAIKGAVSTDDLREIKCQVELSNTYHLHVRTGDKLIKELGGLHKFMAWDRPILTDSGGFQVFSLAGIRKIKEEGVTFNSHIDGRKIFMGPEESMQIQSNLGSTIAMAFDECPPALAERKYVEDSVARTTRWLYRCKEEMARLNSLPDTINKEQLLFGINQGAVYNDIRIEHAKRISELDLPGYAVGGLAVGESHEQMYDVLDHVVPYLPQNKPTYLMGVGTPANILEAVERGVDFFDCVYPSRNGRHGHVYTNHGKLNLFNQKFEKDMRPIEEGCGCPTCRSYSRAYVRHLLKAKEMLGMRLCVLHNLYFYNTMMEEIRNSLDAGEFATYKKNKLASMEAGEN, from the coding sequence TTGAAGTACGAGTTATTAAAAACAGAAGGTAAGGCAAAGCGTGGTCGTTTTCATACTGTGCATGGCACAATTGAGACACCTGTCTTTATGAATGTTGGTACTGTTGCTGCTATAAAGGGCGCTGTTTCTACTGACGACCTTCGTGAAATTAAATGTCAGGTTGAGCTTTCTAATACTTATCATCTTCATGTTCGTACAGGTGATAAGCTTATTAAAGAGCTTGGCGGTCTTCACAAATTCATGGCCTGGGACAGACCAATTCTTACCGATTCAGGCGGATTCCAGGTATTTTCACTTGCTGGAATTAGAAAGATCAAAGAAGAGGGCGTTACCTTTAATTCACATATCGATGGTCGCAAGATTTTTATGGGTCCAGAGGAGTCTATGCAGATTCAGTCAAATCTTGGATCTACAATCGCCATGGCATTTGATGAGTGCCCACCTGCACTTGCAGAACGTAAATACGTAGAGGATTCAGTTGCCAGAACCACCAGATGGCTTTACCGTTGTAAGGAAGAGATGGCACGACTTAATTCTCTTCCTGATACAATCAACAAGGAACAGCTTTTATTTGGCATCAATCAGGGTGCCGTTTACAATGATATTCGTATTGAGCACGCTAAACGAATTTCTGAGCTTGATTTACCAGGCTATGCTGTTGGTGGTCTTGCTGTTGGTGAGAGCCATGAGCAAATGTACGATGTGCTTGATCATGTTGTTCCATATCTTCCACAGAACAAGCCTACATACCTCATGGGTGTAGGTACACCTGCCAATATTTTAGAGGCGGTAGAACGAGGAGTTGATTTCTTTGACTGCGTTTACCCTAGCCGAAATGGACGACATGGTCATGTATATACAAATCATGGCAAGCTTAATCTTTTCAACCAGAAGTTTGAGAAGGATATGCGCCCAATCGAAGAGGGATGTGGCTGTCCAACCTGTCGCAGTTATTCTAGAGCTTATGTGCGCCATCTTCTTAAGGCTAAGGAAATGCTTGGCATGAGACTTTGTGTTCTTCACAACCTTTATTTCTATAACACAATGATGGAAGAAATTAGAAATTCTCTTGATGCAGGTGAATTTGCTACATATAAGAAGAATAAGCTTGCGTCTATGGAGGCAGGAGAGAATTAA
- the aroC gene encoding chorismate synthase yields MAGSTFGSRISVTTWGESHGEALGVVVDGFPAGLKLCEEDIQVYLDRRKPGQSKFTTARAEGDKVEILSGIFQGRTTGTPISLMVRNMDQHSKDYGNIATCFRPGHADYGFHEKFGFRDYRGGGRSSGRETIGRVAAGAICAKLLKELGIEVFAYTKSIGEIQISDFELGYRDQNPLAMPDSEAADKAAEYLAACMLNNDSAGGVIECVITGVPAGLGDPVFEKLDAKLAQALVSIGAVKGVEIGDGFDAAKTMGSLNNDNFELDEHGKVVKTTNHSGGILGGISDGDDIVVRAAIKPTPSISKSQHTVNEAGEELDIEIHGRHDPVIVPRAVVVVEAMCAITICDALLSHMTDRVDYIKEFYKN; encoded by the coding sequence ATGGCAGGCTCAACATTTGGCAGTAGAATTTCAGTTACAACTTGGGGTGAGTCCCATGGCGAGGCATTAGGTGTAGTGGTTGATGGTTTTCCGGCAGGGCTAAAGCTCTGCGAGGAGGATATACAGGTCTATCTTGATAGAAGAAAGCCTGGACAGTCAAAATTCACTACGGCTCGTGCTGAGGGTGATAAGGTAGAGATTCTATCAGGCATTTTTCAGGGCCGAACCACGGGTACTCCTATTTCTCTTATGGTCAGAAATATGGACCAGCATTCCAAGGATTATGGAAACATTGCTACCTGCTTCAGACCAGGCCATGCAGATTATGGTTTTCACGAGAAGTTTGGCTTTAGAGATTATCGTGGCGGAGGAAGATCTTCGGGCCGTGAAACTATTGGCAGAGTTGCAGCCGGTGCAATATGTGCAAAGCTTTTAAAGGAGCTTGGTATAGAAGTATTCGCATATACGAAGTCAATTGGAGAGATTCAGATTTCAGACTTTGAGCTTGGATATCGTGATCAGAATCCTCTTGCAATGCCGGATTCTGAGGCGGCAGACAAGGCGGCTGAATATCTTGCAGCCTGCATGTTGAATAATGATAGTGCCGGTGGTGTTATCGAATGTGTTATCACAGGTGTTCCTGCTGGACTTGGTGACCCTGTCTTTGAAAAGCTTGATGCTAAGCTTGCGCAGGCACTTGTTTCTATAGGAGCTGTAAAGGGCGTAGAAATTGGTGATGGATTCGATGCAGCCAAGACTATGGGAAGTCTTAATAATGACAACTTTGAACTTGATGAGCATGGCAAGGTCGTTAAGACTACTAATCACAGCGGCGGAATTTTGGGTGGCATTTCAGACGGTGATGATATAGTTGTGCGTGCTGCAATCAAGCCTACGCCATCTATTTCAAAATCGCAGCACACTGTAAATGAAGCCGGAGAGGAGTTAGATATCGAAATCCACGGTAGACATGATCCGGTTATTGTTCCGAGAGCAGTTGTAGTTGTTGAAGCAATGTGTGCAATCACTATCTGTGATGCACTGCTTAGTCACATGACTGATCGGGTTGATTATATTAAGGAGTTTTATAAAAATTGA
- a CDS encoding lactonase family protein — translation MAEKYVAYVGTYTHETSVGIYVYDVNPDTGVLTEQSVAPINNPSDIINSKYNKFLYSIADEGVASFKILENGDLEKMNQEWVGGMRGCNLCVDSQNRYLFVAGYHDGRVTMMSLNKDGSIGGIADGIFHQGIGKSVADRPLYPHCTCVELTPDEKYLCAVENGLHQIKIYEVDYAAGKLRLADIVRCPMGSAPLKMKFSHDGHYAYVITEMSNEILVYDYHVIGDRPDFENIQTVSLLVGVDEEISTGTNIKFGEDEKFLYASVDGLNAVCMYEVNKKTGKINYFSHNFISGDYPKSFAVLPKDKYFVSLNHDTNEIRSFTIDKKEGHSLMQNAPIKIAKPNSIVVVKVK, via the coding sequence ATGGCAGAAAAATATGTTGCTTATGTAGGTACCTACACACATGAGACAAGCGTTGGTATCTATGTATATGATGTTAATCCTGATACAGGAGTACTTACAGAGCAGAGTGTTGCTCCAATCAACAACCCTTCAGATATCATCAATTCAAAGTACAATAAGTTCCTTTATTCAATTGCTGATGAAGGTGTTGCTTCTTTCAAGATTTTAGAGAATGGTGATCTTGAAAAGATGAATCAGGAATGGGTTGGAGGCATGCGTGGATGCAATCTTTGTGTTGATTCTCAGAATAGATATTTATTTGTTGCAGGTTATCATGATGGTCGTGTTACCATGATGAGCCTCAATAAGGATGGAAGCATTGGCGGTATTGCTGATGGTATTTTCCACCAGGGTATTGGTAAGTCAGTTGCTGACAGACCTTTATATCCACACTGTACATGCGTTGAGCTTACTCCAGATGAGAAGTATCTTTGCGCTGTAGAGAATGGTCTTCATCAGATCAAGATTTACGAGGTAGATTATGCTGCAGGAAAGCTTCGTCTTGCAGATATTGTTAGATGCCCAATGGGTTCTGCACCTCTCAAGATGAAGTTTAGCCATGACGGACATTATGCTTATGTCATCACAGAGATGTCAAACGAGATTCTTGTTTATGATTATCACGTTATTGGTGATCGTCCTGACTTCGAGAATATCCAGACAGTTTCACTTTTAGTTGGTGTTGATGAGGAGATTTCTACAGGAACTAATATCAAGTTTGGTGAAGATGAAAAGTTCTTATATGCCAGCGTAGATGGTCTCAATGCTGTATGCATGTACGAGGTCAACAAGAAGACTGGAAAGATTAACTACTTCTCACACAACTTCATCAGTGGTGATTATCCAAAGAGCTTTGCAGTTTTACCTAAGGATAAATATTTTGTTTCACTTAATCACGATACAAACGAAATCAGAAGCTTTACAATCGACAAGAAGGAGGGTCATTCATTAATGCAGAATGCACCTATCAAGATTGCAAAACCAAACAGTATCGTAGTTGTAAAGGTTAAATAG
- a CDS encoding peptidase U32 family protein has product MRETELLVPASSLEVLKVAVIYGADAVFIGGEVFGLRAKAKNFSKEDMIEGVKFAHEHGVKVHVTVNILAHNNDLEGVREYLKELKEIGPDALIIADPAIFMMAKEICPEIERHVSTQANNTNYGTYKFWYDLGASRVVSARELSLAEIKEIRANIPDDLEIESFIHGAMCISYSGRCLLSNYFTGRDANQGACTHPCRWKYAVVEEQRPGEYFPVYENERGTYIFNSKDLCMIEHIPDLIDAGIDSFKIEGRMKTALYVATVARTYRKAIDDYKESPEKYEANMDWYKEQISACTYRQFTTGFYYGKPSEESQIYDNNTYNIGYTYLGICGAPDSEGYVEIEQRNKFSVGETIEIMKPNGDNVEVEVLGIMDEDGNAMESCPHPKQKLFIKLSTTPDEFDILRRKEEN; this is encoded by the coding sequence ATGAGAGAAACAGAGTTATTAGTTCCTGCAAGCAGTCTTGAGGTTCTCAAGGTTGCAGTTATTTATGGAGCAGATGCAGTTTTTATTGGTGGAGAAGTTTTTGGTCTTAGAGCTAAGGCAAAGAATTTTTCTAAAGAAGATATGATTGAAGGTGTGAAGTTTGCACATGAACATGGTGTTAAAGTTCACGTTACTGTAAATATTTTAGCTCATAATAATGATCTTGAAGGTGTTAGAGAATATTTAAAGGAGCTTAAGGAAATCGGTCCTGATGCCCTTATTATTGCTGACCCTGCAATATTTATGATGGCTAAAGAGATTTGTCCTGAAATCGAAAGACATGTCAGCACACAGGCTAACAATACTAACTATGGAACATACAAGTTCTGGTATGACCTTGGTGCTTCAAGAGTAGTTTCAGCAAGAGAGCTTTCACTTGCCGAGATTAAAGAAATCAGAGCAAATATTCCTGATGATTTAGAGATTGAATCATTTATTCATGGCGCAATGTGCATTTCCTATTCAGGAAGATGTCTTCTTTCTAATTACTTTACAGGTAGGGATGCAAATCAGGGAGCCTGTACGCACCCTTGCAGATGGAAATATGCTGTTGTTGAAGAACAGCGTCCAGGAGAGTATTTCCCTGTATATGAGAATGAGAGAGGAACATACATCTTCAATTCAAAGGACTTGTGTATGATTGAACACATTCCTGACTTAATCGATGCTGGTATAGACAGCTTTAAAATTGAAGGTCGTATGAAGACGGCTCTTTATGTTGCGACTGTAGCTCGTACATACCGTAAGGCGATTGATGATTACAAAGAATCACCTGAAAAATACGAGGCTAATATGGACTGGTATAAGGAACAGATTTCAGCCTGCACTTATCGTCAGTTTACAACTGGTTTCTATTATGGAAAGCCATCTGAGGAATCTCAGATTTACGATAATAATACCTACAATATCGGCTACACTTATCTTGGTATCTGCGGAGCTCCTGATTCAGAGGGCTATGTAGAAATTGAGCAGAGAAATAAATTTTCAGTAGGCGAAACTATTGAAATTATGAAGCCAAACGGGGATAATGTAGAGGTAGAAGTTTTAGGAATTATGGACGAGGATGGTAATGCAATGGAAAGCTGTCCACATCCAAAGCAGAAGCTTTTCATTAAGCTTAGCACTACACCGGATGAGTTCGATATCCTGAGACGTAAAGAAGAGAACTAG